A single Micromonospora sp. CCTCC AA 2012012 DNA region contains:
- the fbaA gene encoding class II fructose-bisphosphate aldolase, with protein MPIASPEAYADMLDRAKAGRYAYPAINVTSSQTLNAALKGFADAESDGIIQVSTGGAEYLSGPSVKDMVTGAVAFAAYAHEVAKKYPVNIALHTDHCPKDKLDKFVRPLMAISQERVRNGQEPLFQSHMWDGSAVPVAENLEIAAQLLDEAAKGKIVLEIEVGVVGGEEDGVENAINDKLYTTVEDGLAMVEALGLGEKGRYMAALTFGNVHGVYKPGNVKLRPEVLNQIQEAVGAKYGKEKPLSLVFHGGSGSLLSEIREALDYGVVKMNIDTDTQYAFTRPVADHMFRNYDGVLKVDGEVGNKKMYDPRVWGKAAEAGLAARVVEACEHLRSTGTRMK; from the coding sequence ATGCCCATCGCTTCCCCCGAGGCCTACGCGGACATGCTGGACCGGGCCAAGGCCGGCCGGTACGCGTACCCCGCGATCAACGTGACCTCCTCGCAGACGCTGAACGCGGCGCTCAAGGGCTTCGCCGACGCGGAGAGCGACGGCATCATCCAGGTCTCCACCGGTGGTGCCGAATACCTCTCCGGTCCGTCGGTGAAGGACATGGTGACCGGCGCGGTGGCCTTCGCCGCGTACGCGCACGAGGTGGCCAAGAAGTACCCGGTGAACATCGCGCTGCACACCGACCACTGCCCGAAGGACAAGCTGGACAAGTTCGTCCGCCCGCTGATGGCGATCTCGCAGGAGCGGGTGCGCAACGGCCAGGAGCCGCTCTTCCAGTCGCACATGTGGGACGGCTCGGCGGTGCCGGTGGCGGAGAACCTGGAGATCGCCGCCCAGCTCCTCGACGAGGCCGCCAAGGGCAAGATCGTCCTCGAGATCGAGGTCGGCGTGGTCGGTGGCGAGGAGGACGGCGTCGAGAACGCCATCAACGACAAGCTCTACACCACCGTCGAGGACGGCCTGGCCATGGTCGAGGCGCTCGGCCTGGGCGAGAAGGGCCGCTACATGGCGGCGCTGACCTTCGGCAACGTGCACGGCGTCTACAAGCCGGGCAACGTGAAGCTCCGCCCCGAGGTCCTCAACCAGATCCAGGAGGCGGTGGGCGCCAAGTACGGCAAGGAGAAGCCGCTCAGCCTGGTCTTCCACGGCGGTTCGGGCTCGCTGCTGTCGGAGATCCGCGAGGCGCTCGACTACGGCGTGGTGAAGATGAACATCGACACCGACACCCAGTACGCCTTCACCCGGCCCGTCGCGGACCACATGTTCCGCAACTACGACGGCGTGCTGAAGGTCGACGGCGAGGTCGGCAACAAGAAGATGTACGACCCGCGGGTCTGGGGCAAGGCCGCCGAGGCCGGTCTCGCCGCCCGGGTGGTCGAGGCCTGCGAGCACCTGCGCTCCACCGGCACCCGGATGAAGTAA
- a CDS encoding phage holin family protein — protein MGFLIRLVITAIALWVTTLIVPGVHVTGRNGANSALTLLAVALIFGVVNAVLKPVIKVFGCVFYLLTLGLFALVVNALLFLLTDWIARGLHLPFRVDGFWAAFWGAIVMAVVSWLISVAVPDRLEER, from the coding sequence GTGGGCTTCCTGATCCGACTGGTGATCACCGCGATCGCGCTGTGGGTCACCACGCTGATCGTGCCCGGGGTCCACGTGACCGGCCGGAACGGCGCGAACAGCGCGCTCACCCTGCTCGCGGTGGCGCTCATCTTCGGCGTGGTCAACGCGGTCCTCAAGCCCGTCATCAAGGTGTTCGGCTGCGTGTTCTACCTGCTCACGCTGGGCCTCTTCGCGCTGGTCGTCAACGCGTTGCTGTTCCTGCTCACCGACTGGATCGCCCGCGGGCTGCACCTGCCGTTCCGGGTGGACGGTTTCTGGGCCGCCTTCTGGGGAGCGATCGTGATGGCGGTGGTGAGCTGGTTGATCAGCGTCGCGGTGCCCGACCGGCTGGAGGAGCGGTGA
- a CDS encoding DedA family protein gives MAVDTAEKTRVLSENLALNPLDPKDLIHTFGLIGVWAILFAETGLLVGFFFPGDSLLFLAGVAASPVADAIFGSGTRLSLVGLLIGGPACAIAGAQLGHWLGHRYGRRMFERPNSRLFKREYVEKAEYYFRKFGPAKAVVLARFIPIVRTFLNPVAGVLGMPARQFFIWNVVGAILWVDGILLIGYLLADRIYQAIGDKIDRYILPVVAVIILISVLPIFFEFLRDRRARKRGEAVAVIATASAAGAVEAVRDAIEDDDHRRRGRHER, from the coding sequence GTGGCCGTGGACACAGCAGAGAAGACCCGGGTGCTCTCCGAGAACCTCGCCCTGAACCCGCTCGACCCGAAGGACCTGATCCACACCTTCGGGTTGATCGGCGTCTGGGCGATCCTCTTCGCCGAGACCGGCCTGCTGGTCGGTTTCTTCTTCCCGGGCGACTCGCTGCTCTTCCTGGCCGGTGTGGCCGCGTCCCCGGTGGCGGACGCGATCTTCGGCAGCGGCACCCGGTTGTCCCTGGTGGGGCTGCTGATCGGCGGGCCGGCCTGCGCGATCGCCGGAGCGCAGCTCGGGCACTGGCTCGGCCACCGCTACGGCCGGCGGATGTTCGAGCGCCCCAACTCCCGCCTGTTCAAGCGGGAGTACGTGGAGAAGGCCGAGTACTACTTCCGGAAGTTCGGCCCGGCGAAGGCGGTGGTGCTGGCCCGGTTCATCCCGATCGTGCGAACGTTCCTGAACCCGGTGGCCGGCGTGCTCGGCATGCCCGCCCGGCAGTTCTTCATCTGGAACGTCGTCGGCGCGATCCTCTGGGTGGACGGCATCCTGCTGATCGGCTACCTGCTCGCCGACCGGATCTACCAGGCGATCGGCGACAAGATCGACCGGTACATCCTGCCGGTCGTAGCGGTGATCATCCTGATCTCGGTGCTGCCGATCTTCTTCGAGTTCCTCCGGGACCGGCGGGCCCGCAAGCGCGGCGAGGCGGTCGCGGTGATCGCCACGGCCAGCGCGGCGGGCGCGGTCGAGGCGGTCCGGGACGCCATCGAGGACGACGACCACCGGCGGCGCGGCCGGCACGAGCGCTGA
- a CDS encoding LPXTG cell wall anchor domain-containing protein: MFSQKPRRLLAGLGVAGAFVAASAGPAVAADTTRDLWLFANNALISVDGDPKGITLYSFRDGSLTDYTVTIDLSAVSDFASVALTEANPACTTTAKVITCTVKDDPSAEYLADLSVTAKPSAKVGDTGEIAMTVVAPGFTTATKKSTVEVGEGVDLRAEQVHAVSAAPGATVKTPLGLVNAGDKAVKGAVMFFWSPFTLSPPTTHRNCQYLVEFYGTVAQCRFTEELAAGGAYRLDDSFTLKVAADTWAPSTQYAHADWYTPGDFEEFLSNFDDSVGGVDWTTGTGDPLTLVPATAAKAREFKQTDRHPADNGTDIEATVTGSQRADLAATGDSLSGKVGAEVTTRALGFVNNGPAAIGSFSGGEYVTLAEVTVPENVTVRDVEGCTPGDAVKGPTGDYNQPGARKYVCEWPDPVRKGQSVSFQFTFRIDKAAGRPGAVRLFHFDDEWQPRSDLNPKNDTAAIVVKGTGGQGGTGGGDGGDGGTLPITGSSTGLIAGVGALLLVAGVGGYVVARRRRTHFVA; encoded by the coding sequence ATGTTCAGCCAGAAACCCCGGCGCCTGCTGGCCGGTCTCGGCGTCGCGGGCGCGTTCGTCGCCGCCTCAGCCGGCCCTGCCGTCGCCGCCGACACCACGCGGGACCTGTGGCTCTTCGCCAACAACGCGTTGATCTCGGTCGACGGTGACCCCAAGGGGATCACCCTCTACTCGTTCCGGGACGGCTCGCTGACCGACTACACGGTCACCATCGACCTGAGCGCGGTGAGCGACTTCGCCAGCGTGGCGCTGACCGAGGCCAACCCGGCCTGTACGACCACCGCGAAGGTGATCACCTGCACGGTCAAGGACGATCCCTCGGCGGAATACCTGGCCGACCTCTCGGTCACCGCGAAGCCCTCGGCAAAGGTCGGCGACACCGGTGAGATCGCCATGACGGTGGTCGCTCCCGGCTTCACCACCGCCACGAAGAAGTCCACCGTCGAGGTCGGCGAGGGTGTGGACCTGCGGGCGGAGCAGGTCCACGCGGTCAGCGCCGCGCCGGGTGCCACGGTGAAGACGCCGCTCGGCCTGGTCAACGCCGGCGACAAGGCCGTCAAGGGCGCGGTGATGTTCTTCTGGAGCCCCTTCACGCTCAGTCCCCCGACGACCCACCGGAACTGCCAGTACCTCGTCGAGTTCTACGGCACGGTGGCCCAGTGCCGCTTCACCGAGGAACTCGCGGCGGGCGGCGCGTACCGGCTGGACGACTCGTTCACGCTGAAGGTCGCCGCGGACACCTGGGCGCCGAGCACCCAGTACGCGCACGCCGACTGGTACACGCCGGGCGACTTCGAGGAGTTCCTCAGCAACTTCGACGACAGTGTCGGCGGCGTCGACTGGACCACCGGCACCGGTGACCCGCTCACCCTGGTGCCGGCCACCGCCGCCAAGGCCCGGGAGTTCAAGCAGACCGACCGGCACCCGGCGGACAACGGCACCGACATCGAGGCGACCGTCACCGGGAGCCAGCGCGCCGACCTGGCCGCGACCGGCGACTCCCTGAGCGGCAAGGTGGGCGCGGAGGTCACCACCCGGGCCCTCGGGTTCGTCAACAACGGTCCGGCCGCGATCGGCAGCTTCAGCGGGGGCGAGTACGTCACCCTGGCCGAGGTCACCGTGCCGGAGAACGTCACCGTCCGCGACGTCGAGGGCTGCACCCCCGGCGACGCGGTGAAGGGCCCGACGGGCGACTACAACCAGCCCGGGGCCCGGAAGTACGTCTGCGAGTGGCCGGACCCGGTCCGTAAGGGGCAGTCGGTCAGCTTCCAGTTCACGTTCCGCATCGACAAGGCCGCCGGCCGGCCCGGCGCGGTCCGCCTCTTCCACTTCGACGACGAGTGGCAGCCCCGGTCGGACCTCAACCCGAAGAACGACACCGCGGCGATCGTCGTCAAGGGCACCGGCGGTCAGGGCGGCACGGGCGGTGGCGACGGCGGTGACGGCGGGACCCTGCCGATCACCGGCAGCTCCACCGGCCTGATCGCCGGCGTCGGCGCGCTGCTGCTCGTGGCGGGTGTCGGCGGCTACGTCGTCGCGCGGCGTCGCCGCACCCACTTCGTGGCCTGA
- a CDS encoding LPXTG cell wall anchor domain-containing protein: protein MLTHSTRRWLAGLGVAGAFVAASATPALAGTPGVALGLYLSDSTIAAGSEGLIDSPILYASEPVVLHNATVRYDYRDLTGKVTLTSDVGSGDCDSPEAGVLVCQDPFEIGVDELGIGGLFNVAIVPTAEAKDGDVGDLKVTFSAEGATSASQTAKVKIGEGVDLAGGPEVNLTAAPGDAFSAPLVLANVGQTTAKGAAVFFDHDYSIRPGKHYSNCNYEGDRLISCQFTDTVAPGETFTASVPYVLGKDTYAPGNEHGYHDWMTPSEFDDFTAYLKHVGYPTGKPGTDGALTLTKKSSLKANSFQADTDPTNNWSGMEIKVTGKNGVDLAAVGDSVTGKAGEIARATVGVHNNGPAALDLGRIGDPVTKIDVTVPTGTTAVKVSDACLPAIKDGYDWEHPGKPGAKAYRCYPDIFIGVGESQTVEFGLRIDKVIPNATGAVVINAKCECSGFDADTNPANDKAKLVVNAAAGNGGGSGGEGGGDGGTLPITGSSTGLIAGIGVLLLAAGFGGYVVARRRRTRFVA from the coding sequence ATGCTCACCCACTCCACCCGGCGCTGGCTCGCCGGGCTGGGCGTCGCAGGCGCGTTCGTCGCTGCCTCCGCCACCCCCGCCCTCGCCGGGACCCCAGGGGTCGCGCTCGGTCTCTACCTGAGCGACTCCACGATCGCCGCCGGCAGCGAGGGCCTGATCGATTCCCCGATCCTGTACGCCTCGGAGCCGGTCGTCCTGCACAACGCCACGGTCCGCTACGACTACCGGGACCTCACCGGCAAGGTCACGCTCACCTCCGACGTCGGGTCCGGTGACTGCGACAGCCCCGAGGCGGGCGTCCTGGTCTGCCAGGACCCGTTCGAGATCGGGGTCGACGAGCTGGGCATCGGCGGCCTGTTCAACGTGGCCATCGTGCCGACCGCCGAGGCGAAGGACGGGGACGTCGGCGACCTGAAGGTCACCTTCAGCGCCGAGGGCGCCACCTCGGCCAGCCAGACCGCCAAGGTGAAGATCGGTGAGGGCGTGGACCTCGCCGGTGGCCCCGAGGTGAACCTGACCGCCGCCCCCGGTGACGCCTTCTCCGCCCCGCTGGTGCTGGCCAACGTGGGCCAGACGACCGCCAAGGGCGCGGCCGTCTTCTTCGACCACGACTACTCGATCCGGCCGGGCAAGCACTACAGCAACTGCAACTACGAGGGTGACCGGCTGATCAGCTGCCAGTTCACCGACACGGTGGCGCCGGGCGAGACCTTCACCGCCTCCGTCCCCTACGTCCTCGGCAAGGACACCTACGCCCCGGGTAACGAGCACGGCTACCACGACTGGATGACGCCGTCCGAGTTCGACGACTTCACCGCCTACCTGAAGCACGTCGGCTACCCGACCGGCAAGCCCGGCACGGACGGCGCGCTCACGCTGACCAAGAAGTCCAGCCTGAAGGCGAACTCCTTCCAGGCCGACACCGACCCGACGAACAACTGGTCGGGCATGGAGATCAAGGTCACCGGCAAGAACGGCGTCGACCTGGCCGCGGTCGGCGACTCGGTCACCGGCAAGGCCGGCGAGATCGCCCGGGCGACGGTCGGTGTGCACAACAACGGCCCGGCGGCCCTGGACCTCGGCCGCATCGGCGACCCGGTCACCAAGATCGATGTCACCGTGCCGACCGGCACCACCGCCGTCAAGGTCTCCGACGCCTGCCTCCCGGCGATCAAGGACGGGTACGACTGGGAGCACCCGGGCAAGCCGGGTGCGAAGGCCTACCGCTGCTACCCCGACATCTTCATCGGGGTCGGCGAGAGCCAGACCGTCGAGTTCGGCCTGCGGATCGACAAGGTGATCCCGAACGCCACGGGCGCGGTGGTCATCAACGCCAAGTGCGAGTGCTCGGGCTTCGACGCCGACACGAACCCGGCCAACGACAAGGCGAAGCTCGTCGTCAACGCCGCCGCCGGCAACGGCGGGGGCAGCGGCGGCGAGGGCGGCGGTGACGGCGGCACCCTGCCGATCACCGGCAGCTCCACCGGCCTGATCGCCGGCATCGGTGTCCTGCTGCTCGCGGCCGGCTTCGGCGGCTACGTGGTGGCCCGCCGTCGGCGTACCCGCTTCGTGGCCTGA